Part of the Prevotella communis genome is shown below.
GCCTCCGTGGAAATCCATTAGCCAACCAGACTATAGGTGATAGCAACCAAGCCTACGATGGCACAGTAGATGCCGAAGTAAACCAACTTACCTTTCTTCACGATATTAATCATCCACTTACAAGCCAGGCAACCACTGAGGAATGCAGCCACAAAGCCGATAGCCATGGGCAATGCGCCAACACCGCCAAAAGCCTCCTCGCCCTTTGCAAACTTCATCACAGAGAGCAGGGCCTGACCCAGAATAGGCGGAATCACCATCAGGAAAGAGAACTGCGCCAGCTTTTCCTTCTTATTGCCGAGCAGCAGACCTGTAGCGATGGTGCTGCCTGAACGCGACACACCAGGCAGTACGGCGATGGCCTGTGCGATACCGATAATCAGGGCATCAAGCCATGAGAGATGATCCTTCTGACGAGGTTTTGCGAAATATGTGAACGTGAGCAGCGCTGCCGTCACCAGCAGACAACAGCCCACCAGCAACAGATTACCAGTGAACAACTCCTCAATCTGGTCCTTGAACAAGACGCCCACAATACCTACAGGAATCATAGATACCACGATATTCAGCGCATACTTCGTCTCTGCGTTCATCTGGAATTTGAAGAGACCACGCATAATCCAGTCGATCTCACTCCACAATACCACCAGTGTAGACAGTACGGTAGCTACGTGAAGCATCACGTCAAACGTCAGGTTCTCTTCAATCTCAACACCCAGCAGCGCATTGCCAATCTCCAGATGGCCACTGCTGCTCACAGGCAGATATTCTGTCAAACCCTGGATGATACCCAGAATCAATGCTTGCAACCAATCCATATCCGATTACTTACTTTTGTGCACCACGGCATAAATCATTGAAACGAAACCAAACAGACACACCAGCGGAGCCACCTTGATACGGCGTGCGCTGAAAATATCGGGGTTGTATGCCTGATCAGTAGAACCGTCACCAGCCATCAGGATGAATCCGATGACAACGATAACCATGCTAATGGCCAACAGGATGAAATTCATTCGTCCGAATGCAAAATCTTTCTTATCCATTTATATAAATAATTCTTAATTCTTAACTCTAAATCTTATACAGTTCTCCAGCTGTCATTCGCAGGAACTTATTCACAGACAACAGCGTGCAGAATACGGTGATGACGAAGCCGAACACAAAGACTGCAGCAGCAGTGATTGCCAGTTCACGCCACGTCATAATCTCCTCAACATGAGGCATGAAAGGCATCAGCATATAGATGATACCACCCAGGAGCGAACAGGTCAGCAAAGCCGAGATAACACCCACCACAACAGCCTGTTTCAAGAAAGGTCTGCGGATAAAACCCCAAGACGCTCCCACCAGTTTCATGGTGTGAATCAGGAAACGGCGAGAGTAGATGCTTAACTGGATAGAGTTGCTTATCAGCGTATAACATATAAATATAAGTAGTACCGACAAGCCCAGCAATGCAATGCTGACAGGTTCCAGGATACGGTTCATACCGTCAATCTCATCCTTGGTATAGGCCACATCCACCACGCGTCTGTCCTTCAGCAGTCTCTTCACAATCACAGACAGCGAGTCCGTATTGGCATACTCGGCCTCCATGGTCACCGTGAGTTCAGGTGAGAAAGGATTGCTGCCCGTAAACTCCGTAGGATCGATACCCATCTCTTCCTTAGCCATCTTCAGGGCCTCCTCACTGCTGATGAAAGCCACCTGGTGCGCATAGGGCTTCTTTTGAATCATC
Proteins encoded:
- a CDS encoding undecaprenyl-diphosphate phosphatase produces the protein MDWLQALILGIIQGLTEYLPVSSSGHLEIGNALLGVEIEENLTFDVMLHVATVLSTLVVLWSEIDWIMRGLFKFQMNAETKYALNIVVSMIPVGIVGVLFKDQIEELFTGNLLLVGCCLLVTAALLTFTYFAKPRQKDHLSWLDALIIGIAQAIAVLPGVSRSGSTIATGLLLGNKKEKLAQFSFLMVIPPILGQALLSVMKFAKGEEAFGGVGALPMAIGFVAAFLSGCLACKWMINIVKKGKLVYFGIYCAIVGLVAITYSLVG
- a CDS encoding DUF3098 domain-containing protein, with the translated sequence MDKKDFAFGRMNFILLAISMVIVVIGFILMAGDGSTDQAYNPDIFSARRIKVAPLVCLFGFVSMIYAVVHKSK
- a CDS encoding cell division protein FtsX, yielding MRKSRNLEKRRHGLQMVTLCISTTMVLTLLGLVMLSVLTAHNLQKNLRENVEISVILGDTIAKEDGVTLGKMIQKKPYAHQVAFISSEEALKMAKEEMGIDPTEFTGSNPFSPELTVTMEAEYANTDSLSVIVKRLLKDRRVVDVAYTKDEIDGMNRILEPVSIALLGLSVLLIFICYTLISNSIQLSIYSRRFLIHTMKLVGASWGFIRRPFLKQAVVVGVISALLTCSLLGGIIYMLMPFMPHVEEIMTWRELAITAAAVFVFGFVITVFCTLLSVNKFLRMTAGELYKI